A single genomic interval of Helianthus annuus cultivar XRQ/B chromosome 13, HanXRQr2.0-SUNRISE, whole genome shotgun sequence harbors:
- the LOC110901822 gene encoding uncharacterized protein LOC110901822, with the protein MVECRVLLNVDANPCWVCQDLFNNLPARSIRTFDDLSKGFLANFSQQRRYVNDATVIFQIKQKDDESLRDFIERYKKEGLTYVGADEKMRVAGFMNAITSKYLIRDFNKCLPKTLEEALERAETHIRGEEAVDIKEQRKRVPSRRHNSPSRKRGNYGSYDRRPRRSEGRNPSIKDKATNFTALTKTPQEILATEEVKHSFRPPRPLTKSKRNETSTQFCKFHEEKGYHTNDCFQLKKRIEEAVKSGELAHLVKGVKDKMGDGKSKKVNMVNVTERTPTKRQKGLPTPTKRASHPYKKGSIQTFWYLKPLWGH; encoded by the coding sequence ATGGTCGAATGCCGAGTGTTGCTTAATGTTGATGCAAACCCTTGTTGGGTCTGCCAGGATCTGTTCAATAATTTGCCAGCTCGAAGCATTCGAACCTTCGATGATCTAAGCAAGGGTTTCTTGGCTAATTTCTCACAACAAAGGAGATATGTGAATGATGCCACTGTGATCTTCCAGATCAAACAAAAAGATGATGAAAGCCTCAGGGATTTCATCGAGAGGTACAAAAAGGAAGGTTTAACATATGTGGGAGCCGATGAGAAGATGAGGGTTGCCGGCTTCATGAATGCAATCACCTCTAAGTACCTTATCAGGGACTTCAACAAGTGCctgcccaaaaccttggaagaagcccttgaaagagcTGAGACTCATATCAGGGGGGAAGAAGCGGTTGACATTAAGGAGCAAAGAAAGAGGGTTCCTAGCCGGAGACACAATAGCCCCAGCCGAAAAAGAGGCAACTACGGTTCTTATGATAGACGCCCTCGAAGGTCTGAAGGTCGGAACCCTTCTATCAAAGACAAGGCCACGAACTTCACAGCCCTAACCAAGACTCCTCAAGAAATACTTGCCACCGAAGAAGTCAAGCACAGCTTCCGACCACCAAGACCCCTGACCAAGAGCAAAAGAAATGAAACTTCCACCCAATTTTGTaaattccatgaagaaaaaggTTATCATACCAATGATTGTTTTCAACTCAAAAAGAGAATCGAAGAAGCAGTTAAGTCTGGAGAACTTGCCCACCTGGTCAAGGGGGTAAAAGATAagatgggtgatggaaaaagcaAAAAAGTGAACATGGTGAATGTCACTGAAAGAACTCCTACCAAGCGGCAAAAAGGGCTTCCCACCCCTACAAAAAGGGCTTCCCACCCCTACAAAAAGGGCTCCATTCAAACCTTTTGGTATTTGAAGCCACTGTGGGGACATTGA
- the LOC110899492 gene encoding probable inactive receptor kinase At3g08680: MENELVVPCDGGAMEEDSGFKWRLKDVMWASVGVVGESALGVTEKVVFSDGTCRILKRFRMVYVRRKGFRRRVARLAEIGQCCDYLVPVRAYLYSKRFKFVVSDYYPMGSLYDLLIGAREHGHTPLTWKKRLKIILQVARAICFIHSQSPARERNMIMNVHGNLKTSNIMIDVDFNAYLSNYGFTQLAKELSDDTHQWNTSSQSPHEPLSRKNDIYHFGLIMLDILGGAKALESIGSCDCERKGDVKDKEGEIFEFTFEGKDRWKVLKVWNMAIECTNRSREARPSIENILLHLSN, from the exons ATGGAGAACGAGTTGGTTGTGCCGTGTGATGGTGGTGCCATGGAGGAAGATAGCGGGTTTAAGTGGAGATTAAAAGATGTGATGTGGGCCTCGGTAGGGGTTGTGGGAGAGAGCGCGCTAGGTGTGACCGAGAAAGTGGTATTTTCGGATGGTACATGTAGGATTTTGAAAAGGTTTCGAATGGTTTATGTAAGGAGGAAAGGGTTCAGGCGACGTGTAGCCCGATTGGCTGAGATAGGACAATGTTGTGATTATCTTGTTCCGGTGAGGGCGTATCTTTATTCCAAGAGGTTCAAGTTTGTTGTTTCTGATTACTACCCAATGGGCAGTTTGTATGATCTACTTATAG GGGCAAGAGAACATGGTCACACCCCCCTTACTTGGAAGAAAAGACTAAAGATAATCTTGCAAGTAGCCCGCGCCATTTGCTTCATCCATTCACAATCGCCAGCACGAGAAAGAAACATGATCATGAATGTCCATGGAAACCTTAAAACCTCCAACATCATGATTGATGTTGATTTCAACGCTTATCTCTCAAACTATGGCTTCACGCAACTTGCGAAGGAACTTTCTGATGACACGCATCAATGGAATACATCATCTCAATCCCCACACGAACCATTGTCACGAAAGAACGACATATATCATTTTGGATTAATCATGTTGGACATTTTAGGAGGAGCAAAGGCATTGGAGTCGATAGGATCATGTGATTGTGAAAGAAAAGGAGATGTTAAAGATAAAGAAGGTGAGATTTTTGAGTTCACTTTTGAAGGGAAAGATAGATGGAAGGTTTTGAAGGTTTGGAACATGGCAATAGAATGTACAAACCGGTCACGTGAAGCTAGGCCTTCAATTGAGAACATACTCTTACACTTGAGCAATTAA
- the LOC110901820 gene encoding uncharacterized protein LOC110901820, protein MAGQRLTDNNLALGAGSGTTPLSSPAVTRSLDPEFEAEGPPPGFDNITTVSSQAVVTNPFLYIPSQTPPGRMEGTGSGVSTPGATVFSQTSRLYSTPVITSASPSILVSGTNTPQYYQPLVSSPMPPLYSAALTAALSTPPHQPVIMPTGVMNAPVTPGNQMYFPGYCYTPPFGYLPSYGGAVYLPQGTAQGNSQSPYAAYMPPWWNFPTPQPTYTQAPTEPVHYRENAVRPRLTPLENSGPGTGPAPGVNIPPTQPMNIEDDELTKPYKPVDATFRSKFTRRIAEAPIKEKPKMPQTVGKYDGLTDPDDHLNLFKSAGEVACWPMPLWCKMFVQTLVGAARVWWDSLPTGEIDSFEDLESKFILQFSQQRRHTKDRNELLHIRRRDNETVENFIIRFNKESLAIPGVTNDLACGAFLQGVNDDELLRTLHGRDGVPPTIDEILRIAKVYVIQEKAVAASHAANRKKEAQKNQEEKDSRGSKSKNKGDRYQRNDKDSRYDRHRSSYSRNETSKPRSEYPNLSKTPAEILASENLRLNPPKPLKDNPNKDTSKYCEYHKGSGHDTNDCFQLKKQIEYFVKSGKLAHLVRDIKQGPPLVKEESDKAAGKRPRELNMVHAGTRKGAKRSFSTLEPWMLATMTIEPRMEDLHLTTDALIISAAVEDYRMRRILVDTGSSEDIIYEHCFDRMQPEDKKLLESVHAPIKGFTGEKVDPIGQITFPVTFGQAPKERTILLTFLVVRAESYHNVIIGRFTLGKLDAIVSTARGFMKFPTPQGIATVFRDRIGEILDTKRCRQGPAGATGPERWVLSTRHPDQMVTIGDTLSPEVKSDLKQLLKRNADIFAFEHADMTGVPRDKAEHKLATLPGIKPVAQGKRSMAPDRRAAVVKEVRKLVEAGILRETQYHTWVSNPVMVKKPDGTWRMCIDFKDLNKACPKDAYPLPEIDLKVDSLVPYRYKCFLDAYKGYHQIKMSKEDEEKTAFHTDVGIFCYTKMPFGLRNAGATYQRLMDKVFETQIGRNLEVYVDDLVIKSSEEKQMLADIEETFQRLREYNIKLNPKKCSFGVEEGKFLGVVVTRDGFKANPEKITAISRMPSPRTLKEAQALNGRLVAINRFLARHAEKSLPFIKTLKDCLDKKNFKWTGEAEQALQEMKRFIERLPTLTAPRHGEVLKMYLAAAHTAVSVVLMVEREGKQTPIYYISRVLAGPETRYPTLEKLVLALVHATRRLRRYFQAHRIQILTNYPLQQILHKPEVSGRLAKWAIELGALDIEYQK, encoded by the coding sequence ATGGCTGGTCAAAGGTTGACAGATAATAACTTGGCGCTAGGGGCGGGAAGCGGGACCACCCCACTATCGTCCCCGGCCGTTACCAGATCTTTGGATCCAGAGTTCGAAGCGGAAGGACCACCACCGGGGTTTGATAATATCACCACCGTCTCTTCCCAGGCAGTGGTTACAAACCCTTTCCTCTATATACCCTCACAAACACCACCTGGAAGGATGGAGGGGACAGGCAGTGGCGTCTCTACTCCAGGAGCTACTGTTTTCTCGCAGACTTCACGACTTTACTCCACTCCAGTCATCACTTCGGCGAGCCCCAGTATCTTGGTATCTGGAACCAATACTCCCCAATACTACCAACCGTTGGTCTCCAGTCCAATGCCACCGTTGTATTCAGCCGCGCTAACGGCGGCGTTATCCACCCCACCTCATCAGCCTGTCATCATGCCAACGGGAGTAATGAATGCCCCTGTCACACCAGGAAACCAAATGTATTTCCCGGGATATTGCTATACGCCCCCTTTTGGGTATTTACCCTCGTACGGGGGAGCAGTTTATCTACCCCAGGGAACAGCGCAGGGAAACTCTCAATCGCCCTACGCGGCTTACATGCCGCCGTGGTGGAACTTTCCAACGCCTCAGCCAACGTATACCCAAGCGCCAACGGAGCCTGTGCACTACAGAGAAAATGCGGTCAGACCCCGGTTGACTCCTTTAGAAAACTCCGGTCCAGGAACAGGTCCTGCCCCGGGGGTGAACATTCCACCTACACAGCCAATGAATATAGAAGATGACGAGCTAACCAAGCCGTACAAGCCAGTGGATGCAACATTCCGATCCAAATTCACGCGTAGGATCGCTGAAGCCCCTATCAAAGAAAAACCGAAGATGCCCCAAACCGTCGGTAAGTACGATGGCCTCACTGACCCGGATGATCACCTTAATTTATTTAAGAGCGCGGGTGAAGTGGCTTGTTGGCCCATGCCCCTATGGTGCAAAATGTTCGTACAAACTTTAGTGGGAGCAGCGCGAGTATGGTGGGATAGCCTACCCACGGGTGAGATAGACAGTTTTGAAGATTTGGAATCAAAGTTCATCCTACAGTTCAGTCAACAGCGACGACATACAAAAGACAGGAACGAACTACTCCATATCCGTCGTCGAGACAATGAGACGGTGGaaaatttcatcatcagattcaacAAAGAAAGCCTGGCGATACCAGGTGTCACCAACGATTTGGCATGCGGAGCTTTCCTCCAAGGGGTCAACGATGATGAGTTACTGAGAACATTGCACGGAAGAGATGGGGTACCCCCGACCATAGACGAGATACTCCGGATCGCCAAAGTATACGTTATACAGGAGAAAGCGGTAGCGGCCAGCCACGCAGCCAACAGAAAGAAAGAAGCCCAGAAGAACCAGGAGGAAAAGGATAGTCGGGGGTCCAAGAGTAAAAACAAGGGAGACCGATACCAGCGAAATGACAAAGACTCGCGGTATGATAGACACCGGAGCTCCTACTCAAGGAATGAGACGTCTAAACCTCGATCCGAGTATCCCAATTTGAGCAAGACCCCGGCAGAAATTCTTGCCTCAGAAAATCTCAGGCTCAATCCACCAAAACCGTTAAAAGACAACCCGAACAAAGACACGAGCAAATACTGCGAGTATCACAAGGGGAGCGGGCACGACACTAACGACTGTTTCCAGCTTAAGAAACAGATCGAATATTTCGTGAAGTCAGGAAAATTGGCACATCTAGTGCGAGACATAAAGCAGGGCCCGCCCTTGGTTAAGGAAGAAAGCGATAAGGCGGCAGGAAAAAGGCCGCGCGAGTTGAACATGGTTCATGCCGGTACAAGAAAAGGGGCGAAACGGAGTTTCTCCACACTCGAACCTTGGATGTTGGCAACTATGACAATTGAACCACGAATGGAAGATTTGCATCTTACCACGGACGCCCTGATCATTTCGGCGGCGGTAGAAGATTACCGTATGAGGCGAATCCTGGTCGACACCGGAAGCTCGGAGGATATCATCTATGAGCATTGTTTTGATAGAATGCAACCAGAGGATAAAAAGCTGCTCGAATCAGTACACGCTCCTATTAAGGGTTTCACAGGAGAGAAGGTGGATCCTATCGGTCAAATCACCTTCCCGGTAACTTTCGGGCAGGCACCCAAAGAAAGAACGATACTACTTACCTTCCTCGTGGTCCGCGCCGAATCGTACCACAACGTGATCATTGGAAGGTTCACCTTGGGAAAGTTAGATGCCATAGTCTCCACGGCGAGAGGCTTTATGAAGTTTCCAACACCGCAGGGTATCGCTACCGTATTTCGCGATAGAATTGGAGAGATATTGGATACCAAACGATGTCGCCAAGGGCCCGCGGGGGCCACGGGACCAGAAAGGTGGGTACTGAGCACACGCCACCCGGACCAAATGGTCACCATCGGCGACACTCTGTCCCCAGAAGTAAAGAGCGATTTGAAACAATTGCTAAAAAGAAACGCAGACATATTCGCTTTCGAGCACGCCGATATGACCGGAGTCCCTCGCGATAAAGCAGAACATAAGCTCGCCACGCTCCCAGGCATTAAGCCGGTCGCCCAGGGTAAACGCAGTATGGCCCCGGATCGCCGGGCAGCGGTCGTTAAGGAAGTACGCAAGTTAGTGGAAGCTGGAATCCTCAGAGAAACACAGTACCATACTTGGGTGTCTAACCCGGTCATGGTTAAGAAACCAGACGGCACATGgcggatgtgcatcgacttcaAAGATTTGAACAAAGCGTGTCCAAAAGACGCATACCCGTTGCCCGAAATCGACTTAAAGGTTGACTCTCTGGTGCCGTATCGATACAAGTGTTTTTTGGACGCGTATAAGGGATACCACCAGATCAAAATGTCCAAAGAAGACGAAGAGAAAACAGCTTTCCACACCGACGTTGGCATCTTTTGTTACACCAAAATGCCATTTGGGCTACGGAATGCAGGAGCCACCTACCAGAGGCTCATGGACAAAGTGTTCGAAACACAGATCGGGCGAAATCTGGAAGTCTATGTAGACGACTTGGTAATAAAGAGCAGCGAAGAAAAGCAAATGCTGGCAGATATAGAGGAAACTTTCCAGCGGCTCAGAGAGTACAACATAAAGTTAAACCCAAAGAAGTGTTCTTTTGGGGTGGAAGAGGGAAAATTTCTGGGGGTAGTAGTTACCCGCGATGGCTTTAAAGCTAACCCAGAAAAGATAACCGCCATATCGCGAATGCCTTCCCCCCGAACGCTGAAGGAAGCTCAAGCCCTCAACGGACGACTGGTAGCAATCAACAGGTTCCTAGCAAGACACGCTGAAAAATCATTGCCGTTCATAAAAACGCTAAAAGATTGTCTAGACAAAAAGAATTTCAAATGGACCGGCGAAGCGGAACAAGCTCTGCAGGAAATGAAGCGTTTCATAGAAAGGCTCCCCACGCTAACCGCGCCTAGACACGGTGAAGTGCTAAAAATGTATCTTGCGGCGGCCCACACAGCAGTAAGTGTTGTGCTCATGGTTGAACGGGAAGGAAAACAAACGCCAATATACTATATAAGCCGGGTCTTAGCAGGACCTGAAACGCGCTACCCTACGTTGGAAAAGCTGGTCTTAGCATTGGTGCACGCGACGAGGCGATTAAGAAGGTACTTCCAGGCACATCGTATACAGATCTTAACTAACTATCCGCTACAGCAGATCCTGCACAAACCGGAGGTCTCGGGCAGATTGGCCAAGTGGGCTATCGAGCTGGGGGCCCTAGATATCGAATACCAGAAATGA